The following are encoded in a window of Candidatus Poribacteria bacterium genomic DNA:
- a CDS encoding T9SS type A sorting domain-containing protein: MRNVIQGLDLVSPQTKSPNHTDLRNALGERVASGIYFYQLTTPSFQQTRRLVIVK, translated from the coding sequence GTGCGGAATGTAATACAAGGACTGGATTTAGTCTCTCCCCAGACTAAATCCCCCAACCACACCGATTTACGGAATGCCCTCGGCGAACGCGTTGCGAGTGGTATCTATTTTTACCAGTTGACGACACCTTCCTTCCAGCAAACACGGCGACTCGTCATTGTAAAGTAG
- the thiO gene encoding glycine oxidase ThiO translates to MKNQKILIIGGGVIGLGIGWQLAKAGVSAVTIYERGQTGRGASWAAAGMLGPIAEAHIDELDLLKLSNQSLARYPEWVDELETETEMSIGYRAEGTLIIGIEPDDAIQLRHAYTLQQDLGLNVEWLSGQEAREIESALSPYVTAAVRCETDHQVDNRLMAQALQRAYQGRGGVLHENSTVERIVIENGTATGVQTQDGFQSADVCILAAGCWSGQIGGLPDTIIPPVRPVKGQMLALQMREGITIKNVIRTVKARYPMPVYLVPRTDGRLIVGATTEELGFDTDLTVGGIYELLHGACEAVPGVYELPVIETWTGLRPGSGDNAPILGKTPVENLIYATGHYRNGILLTPITAYEISKLILTGETSETIAPFQLDRFSK, encoded by the coding sequence ATGAAAAATCAGAAGATTCTCATTATTGGTGGGGGTGTGATTGGACTTGGTATCGGGTGGCAGCTGGCAAAAGCGGGGGTTTCCGCTGTCACCATTTATGAGCGCGGACAAACTGGACGCGGTGCCTCTTGGGCAGCCGCCGGTATGCTCGGTCCAATTGCTGAAGCACATATCGACGAACTCGACCTCCTCAAACTCAGCAATCAAAGTTTAGCACGCTACCCAGAATGGGTCGATGAGTTAGAGACAGAAACAGAGATGTCAATCGGTTACCGAGCAGAAGGCACGCTCATTATAGGCATTGAACCTGATGATGCAATTCAACTCCGGCATGCTTATACCTTACAACAAGATTTAGGGTTGAATGTCGAGTGGTTGAGCGGACAAGAAGCACGTGAAATTGAAAGTGCCCTTTCACCTTATGTGACGGCAGCTGTTCGTTGTGAAACTGACCATCAAGTTGATAACCGACTGATGGCTCAGGCACTCCAGCGTGCCTATCAGGGGCGCGGCGGCGTGTTGCATGAAAATAGCACTGTTGAAAGAATCGTCATAGAAAACGGAACCGCAACGGGTGTTCAAACACAAGACGGTTTTCAGAGCGCAGATGTGTGTATTCTCGCCGCAGGGTGTTGGTCTGGGCAGATCGGTGGGTTACCGGATACGATTATCCCGCCCGTGCGTCCCGTGAAGGGACAGATGTTGGCGTTGCAAATGCGGGAGGGCATTACGATCAAAAACGTCATCCGTACCGTCAAGGCGAGGTATCCGATGCCGGTATATTTAGTTCCCAGAACTGATGGTAGACTTATCGTTGGTGCCACGACCGAGGAGCTCGGGTTTGACACGGATCTGACGGTTGGGGGGATATATGAACTCCTCCACGGGGCGTGTGAAGCTGTGCCCGGTGTTTACGAACTGCCAGTTATCGAAACGTGGACAGGTTTACGTCCTGGTAGCGGAGACAATGCTCCCATACTTGGTAAAACACCTGTTGAGAATCTGATATACGCAACAGGGCACTATCGCAATGGCATTTTACTTACACCCATCACAGCTTACGAGATCTCCAAACTAATTCTGACGGGTGAGACTTCAGAGACAATCGCCCCGTTTCAATTGGACAGGTTTTCAAAGTAA
- a CDS encoding T9SS type A sorting domain-containing protein, with translation MLNGPGIGSASENYTFETIDVPGVDFLALTASSDFEDYAGYTKGADGEKEVAFTLIDGVFTTYDFPGSQNTHFYALNNNGIAAGHYEDSDGLHHGVVLENRELRQYDFPGAVETQIYGISDATGALTGNFIDAEGVRRGFSGDKIVEFPGATATYADFVNAGGVIVGSYIDADGLYHVYMRTPDGRFVSLDRPSPQAAKIEYVFLPGISDAGVIVSRAKLEGSVPRTSVGTFQHGLQRFKVPGSVSTEGWNINQDGSIVGYYDSADGRRHGFVARPVGDPTAQVDDQPVVSLADLNYTFESIDIPGVDFLALTASSDFEDYAGYTKSADGQKMVGFTLIDGVFTTYDFPGSQNTYFYALGNNGQAAGHYQDSDGLYHGIILENDELRQYDFPGAVETEVYGYSDATGALTGNFTDASGVRRGFSGDVIVEFPGAPETYADFVNASGRMVGSYVDAEGTYHSYLRAPDGSFISLDLPLPQVAKIEYLFVHGISDVGVIVAQGRLVGDVPRTYVGSFQHGLKEVQVPGSVSTEGWNINQDGSIVGHYDSADGRRHGFIARPVDETESTHFGNFYTVKLSKGLNMLSVPLAPPTPMNAKSLVAMTGATTIIMLDAPSQRFIAWMPSAPNDGFPIEGGKGYIVNVPQTRNFAFVGAPWTDPTEAAAAPSAISTEAWAFVVSGHLKGKSTFDGYQVIVRNLRTNSVITTSVEGGYFAAANADLTRRSVVRVGDVVELRVIGPGGNAESQILSFKVTPEDLANAVLSVSLDGIGQPTQNQLLQNYPNPFNPETWIPYQLSEDNLVSISIYDTTGQLVRNLSLGFQSAGFYNSRSRAAYWDGRNTLGERVASGIYFYQLTTPSFQQTRRLVIVK, from the coding sequence ATGCTGAATGGACCCGGTATCGGATCCGCCAGTGAAAATTATACATTTGAGACGATTGACGTTCCGGGAGTAGATTTTTTAGCGTTGACGGCGAGTAGCGACTTTGAAGATTACGCCGGATACACGAAAGGTGCTGATGGCGAAAAAGAGGTCGCCTTTACGCTCATAGATGGCGTTTTTACGACCTACGATTTCCCGGGCTCACAGAACACGCATTTCTATGCGCTCAATAATAATGGAATAGCTGCAGGGCACTACGAGGATAGCGACGGTCTGCACCATGGTGTCGTCTTGGAAAATCGCGAACTGCGTCAATACGATTTCCCGGGTGCCGTTGAAACGCAGATATACGGTATTAGCGATGCGACGGGGGCACTGACGGGTAATTTTATAGACGCTGAGGGCGTGCGTCGCGGGTTCTCAGGAGACAAAATCGTTGAGTTCCCCGGGGCAACGGCAACTTATGCCGATTTTGTGAACGCTGGTGGTGTTATCGTAGGCAGCTACATAGATGCTGATGGTCTATATCATGTATACATGCGTACCCCAGATGGCAGGTTTGTCTCTCTCGACCGTCCGTCTCCACAAGCCGCAAAGATTGAATACGTTTTTCTGCCCGGTATCAGCGATGCAGGGGTTATAGTCTCGCGAGCTAAACTGGAGGGTAGTGTTCCACGCACCTCTGTCGGCACATTCCAGCACGGGCTACAGAGATTTAAGGTTCCGGGCAGCGTGAGCACGGAAGGTTGGAATATTAATCAGGACGGTTCTATCGTCGGGTACTATGACTCAGCAGATGGGCGAAGACACGGGTTTGTCGCAAGACCCGTAGGAGACCCCACTGCACAAGTAGACGATCAACCCGTTGTCTCCCTCGCCGACCTCAACTATACCTTTGAGAGTATTGATATTCCGGGTGTAGATTTCTTAGCGTTGACGGCGAGTAGCGACTTTGAAGATTACGCCGGATACACGAAAAGTGCCGATGGTCAAAAGATGGTCGGCTTTACGCTGATTGATGGCGTTTTCACGACATACGATTTCCCGGGTTCTCAGAACACTTATTTCTATGCGCTCGGTAACAATGGGCAAGCTGCGGGACACTACCAGGATAGTGATGGTCTGTACCATGGGATCATCTTGGAAAATGATGAGTTGCGCCAATACGATTTCCCGGGTGCTGTCGAGACTGAAGTATACGGGTATAGTGATGCGACGGGGGCACTGACAGGTAATTTTACCGATGCTTCTGGTGTTCGTCGTGGATTCTCAGGGGACGTAATAGTTGAGTTCCCCGGGGCACCGGAAACTTACGCCGATTTTGTGAACGCAAGCGGTCGTATGGTGGGCAGCTATGTAGATGCTGAAGGCACATATCATTCATATCTGCGTGCCCCAGATGGCAGTTTTATTTCTCTCGATCTTCCCCTTCCACAAGTCGCAAAGATTGAATACCTTTTTGTGCACGGTATTAGCGATGTAGGGGTTATCGTTGCACAAGGCAGACTGGTGGGTGATGTCCCGCGCACCTATGTCGGTTCATTCCAGCATGGACTAAAGGAAGTGCAGGTTCCGGGCAGTGTGAGCACGGAGGGTTGGAATATCAATCAGGACGGTTCTATCGTCGGACACTACGACTCAGCGGACGGACGCAGACACGGGTTCATTGCTCGACCTGTTGATGAGACGGAGAGCACTCATTTTGGCAATTTCTACACCGTCAAGCTGTCGAAAGGGTTGAACATGCTTTCTGTGCCATTGGCACCGCCAACACCGATGAACGCCAAGTCCCTCGTTGCAATGACAGGTGCGACAACCATCATCATGCTTGACGCACCAAGCCAACGTTTCATCGCGTGGATGCCAAGTGCACCCAATGACGGTTTCCCGATTGAGGGTGGAAAAGGCTATATCGTTAACGTCCCACAAACTCGCAACTTTGCGTTCGTGGGGGCACCTTGGACAGATCCAACCGAAGCAGCAGCGGCACCATCTGCCATATCCACGGAAGCGTGGGCGTTCGTTGTCAGCGGACATTTGAAAGGTAAATCCACGTTTGACGGTTATCAAGTCATCGTGCGTAACCTCAGAACAAATAGTGTGATTACCACCTCGGTGGAAGGAGGTTATTTTGCCGCTGCAAATGCTGATTTGACGCGGCGGAGTGTTGTCCGAGTTGGAGATGTCGTTGAATTACGCGTCATCGGTCCCGGTGGAAACGCTGAATCACAGATCCTCAGCTTCAAAGTAACTCCTGAAGACTTGGCAAATGCAGTGTTGTCCGTCAGTCTTGATGGCATCGGTCAACCGACGCAGAATCAGTTGTTGCAGAACTATCCGAATCCGTTTAACCCAGAGACATGGATACCGTATCAACTTTCCGAAGACAATCTTGTGTCAATATCTATTTACGATACAACCGGTCAGTTGGTTCGCAATCTTTCGCTGGGTTTCCAGTCGGCAGGCTTCTACAATAGTCGATCGCGTGCGGCGTATTGGGATGGACGCAATACGCTTGGGGAACGCGTTGCGAGTGGTATCTATTTTTACCAGTTGACAACACCTTCCTTCCAGCAAACACGGCGACTCGTCATTGTAAAATAG